One window of the Lepeophtheirus salmonis chromosome 7, UVic_Lsal_1.4, whole genome shotgun sequence genome contains the following:
- the Cad87A gene encoding cadherin-87A — translation MCSSILTLLILCLISGSCWGLNLPPEFTADMNQHTILENTPIGTVIYTLTGKDPEGKEVEFGLEGTDKLKVDPKTGEVRVLKIIDRERQEGRNEIRLSVVISDGVDGNEIRPNVVRLPITLIILDENDNPPVFQRTPYYDSIPEDTPAGVIVYRTLEATDEDEVGEALEVKCDEQESTDNVCEIFEIRPRRQETDLFVFRGDVFLLKELNYNKKQIYQVPIIAYDGKHLVKSSITFEVIDVQNTPPVISGVLTGVLNEDDPIGTLVLRVQAADGDTGSPRKIVYELLENPFGYFSIEPYTGEIRVDKQLNREETNGVLTLQVRASEIIQGVVSSEDPTTSTTAEITVTIQDVNDEPPKFNKREYSVTIPENVAFGTPLANLDMLIKDSDTGPNSIFKLQLTDSSGKFEIEPKMAQGTTAVSVKVNSKELDYENPNHRHFLLLVVATEVSTDKLLSSTATINVRVNDLNDNIPVFEKDAFTAIMNEDDPIGTVIAKITAKDSDGGDYGTDGIRYSLNGMGAELFNVDDVTGEISIAPCDKNCIDYEKTQFYFLSYSAIDDQGRGKKSVTNIRVSVTDSNDNPPEFEEDEVIISIMEGQTNFEPKLVLEANDEDDSSKLSFKIIGGNENNLFDLNEETGEIKVNGKDGLSLNTLLTNKILLDVEVSDGTFTDSVTVSILIKDINNHSPVFSEKNYTSKVPENAPIESLVETVKASDSDFEKNAEISYRVVSGSYDDFIVDSTSGEIRVSGSLNYDRKSRYILEVIAVDSGYPSALTGTTTVVLDIIDENDKIPYFYPSTQRTHITEDSKVGTILFRLNATDIDAENSSLEYGIIEPITAIDQDGAQVNNSDIFKEFFAVNSKTGEVSVAKKLDRNIASIVSLSVEVIDTSASILQKGTGTLVINIIDVNDFSPRFQSPWSIEEPTIYIDVNEEESNGTEVYTFTADDPDSKIDYFIIRPKNHFFQVEKGSGILKIRNRINYEELDTKNIVFDLYVYDSGIPQKSATANIVVNIININDEEPKFNTSMYSANILENSPPGTPLIQVHAEDLDEGEYGKVSYSLYGRHKDVFSIDPQRGNISVKDSSILDRETLKFFPIQVVVEDSAPVEFRKSSSIPINVTILDVNDHAPIFISKKYEATIVDNIQYHPFPSAIIKVNGIDKDEGKHSELFFEISSGNEDKLFYIDNTTGVLYPNASFSGYNGQSFVLEVQVLDEGGKERIWESPDKAIIEIDVDNVNSHKPEWFPDPPLNEKIEVAEESGETNYVIMKVNARDMDIGDNQRISYFLKVNNKNVEETSEFSMNPNTGELKAKVVFDREKTANYELVLVAKDHGTPVSFEALRFVTVDITDINDNKPTFPSQEPIKFNVPENEEPGYFVGQIAASDPDEGVNGYIYYHVIDGNLGREFNVEKSTGKVYTKMKLDRESISQYTIKIMVTNEPQLSCDIDDCDFKMDGSEWIYESNGKTNKVELKIFVEDKDDNDPSFESEEYNAGVKHNAKVGDSVIDVLAYDLDEDNRKFSYTIRTSDLFPSGSKESAGSLVPFPFDINQNGRISLSSLMAEFNQDKFELDVEAKELSTGRKAKTKVNIWIIESHQLIKLVVNKEPLKANQFKEDIIKELSNITENTVLVSDIRYHVTEDNRLTRDMTDMYLSVVNKNENMIVHPDEIIKIADENYDYLNSYYEEAGIVSILPASQTSHQMEEPFDKNLAALIALILVTFIGIVIFSILCCCSKSWVASSYSNKPMRLQESPQLGYSSHKLSHAGSVIDNTDAGCGNGTDNPLWIDQKYKAYEEQELTMTVFTDQENSVISGNNGQNQNNGNNHSGHDSNLMETQSNAYATINKFPNTLSSRRTNLFNSALDLNSERDYATLEKNISRSPPGPVVPGIHPSAGIFQGSLPRRFSNEFDSSTAPVLPPGNKQIHRSNLTINKEGEPELVAELMD, via the coding sequence ATGTGCTCAAGTATATTGACTCTCCTAATTTTGTGTTTAATAAGTGGATCATGTTGGGGACTAAATCTTCCACCCGAGTTTACAGCGGATATGAATCAACATacaatattggaaaatactcctATTGGAACAGTTATTTATACTCTTACAGGAAAAGATCCTGAAGGAAAGGAGGTAGAATTCGGACTTGAAGGAACTGACAAATTAAAAGTAGACCCAAAGACTGGAGAGGTCCGAgtacttaaaataattgatcGAGAGCGTCAAGAGGGGCGTAATGAAATTCGTTTATCTGTTGTTATTTCTGATGGCGTTGATGGAAACGAAATTCGTCCAAATGTTGTTCGTCTTCCTATAACTTTGATCATACTAGACGAAAATGACAATCCGCCCGTATTTCAAAGGACTCCATATTATGACTCTATTCCTGAGGATACACCTGCTGGTGTCATTGTGTATAGGACATTAGAAGCCACTGATGAGGATGAAGTAGGAGAAGCTTTAGAAGTCAAATGTGACGAACAAGAATCTACAGATAATGTTTGTGAAATTTTTGAGATCCGCCCGAGACGACAAGAAACAGATCTTTTCGTTTTTCGTGGAGATGTATTTCTACTCAAAGAgctgaattataataaaaaacaaatttatcaagTTCCTATTATTGCCTATGATGGAAAGCACTTAGTAAAGTCTTCAATTACTTTTGAAGTAATTGATGTTCAAAATACGCCTCCAGTCATAAGTGGAGTTTTAACAGGTGTTCTAAATGAAGATGATCCGATTGGGACACTCGTATTACGTGTACAAGCAGCGGATGGAGATACAGGGTCTCCTAGAAAAATCGTGTATGAGCTACTAGAAAATCCTTTTGGATATTTCAGTATAGAACCATACACGGGGGAAATACGTGTTGATAAACAACTAAACCGAGAGGAAACAAATGGAGTTCTTACGTTACAAGTTCGTGCATCTGAAATCATTCAAGGTGTTGTGTCAAGTGAAGATCCAACTACTTCTACAACTGCTGAAATAACTGTGACTATTCAAGATGTCAATGACGAGCCtcccaaatttaataaaagagaaTATTCTGTTACCATTCCTGAAAACGTTGCTTTTGGAACACCCTTGGCCAACTTGGATATGTTAATAAAGGACTCAGATACGGGTCCTAACAGTATATTTAAGCTTCAACTTACAGATAGTTctggaaaatttgaaattgaaccAAAAATGGCGCAAGGTACAACTGCTGTAAGTGTAAAAGTTAATTCTAAAGAACTTGACTACGAAAATCCCAACCATAGACATTTTTTACTTCTTGTGGTTGCTACTGAAGTCTCAACAGATAAACTTCTTTCATCAACAGCTACAATTAATGTCAGAGTGAATGACTTAAATGACAACATTCcagtttttgaaaaagatgCATTTACTGCAATTATGAATGAAGATGATCCTATTGGAACggttattgcaaaaataactgCTAAAGATAGTGACGGGGGAGATTATGGTACTGATGGTATTCGTTACTCGTTAAATGGAATGGGAGCAGAACTTTTTAATGTTGATGATGTAACGGGGGAAATTTCGATTGCTCCCTGTGATAAAAATTGTATAGATTatgaaaaaactcaattttattttttgtcctaTTCTGCTATAGACGATCAAGGCAGAGGGAAAAAGTCTGTTACAAATATACGTGTATCTGTAACGGATTCCAATGACAATCCACCAGAGTTTGAAGAAGATGAAGTTATTATAAGTATCATGGAAGgacaaacaaattttgaacCAAAACTTGTACTAGAAGCTAATGATGAGGATGACTCATCTAAGCTATCGTTTAAAATTATTGgtggaaatgaaaataatctttttgatttaaatgaaGAAACAGGAGAAATCAAAGTAAATGGTAAAGATGGATTAAGTCTGAACAcacttttaacaaataaaatattgttggaTGTAGAAGTATCAGATGGTACTTTTACTGATAGTGTAACTGTGAGCATCCTTATAAAAGACATAAATAACCATTCACCCGtattttcagagaaaaattatACTAGTAAAGTACCTGAAAATGCACCAATTGAGTCTTTAGTTGAGACTGTCAAGGCTAGCGATTCtgactttgaaaaaaatgcagAAATTAGCTATCGAGTGGTATCTGGATCTTATGATGATTTTATTGTTGACTCTACTTCCGGTGAAATTCGTGTGTCTGGATCATTGAATTATGATAGGAAGAGTCGCTATATTCTTGAAGTAATTGCTGTCGATAGTGGTTATCCATCTGCGTTAACTGGTACAACCACAGTTGTACTCGACATAATAGATGAAAACGACAAGATCCCTTATTTTTATCCGTCGACCCAGAGGACCCATATAACTGAAGATTCTAAGGTTGGTACAATATTATTTCGTCTGAATGCTACTGATATTGATGCTGAAAACTCGTCGTTGGAATATGGTATCATCGAGCCTATTACTGCTATTGATCAAGATGGTGCTCAAGTCAATAACTcggatatttttaaagaattttttgctGTCAATTCTAAAACAGGGGAGGTTTCGGTTGCAAAGAAGTTGGATAGAAATATTGCTTCAATTGTCTCTTTAAGTGTTGAGGTGATCGACACAAGTGCCAGTATTCTTCAAAAAGGAACAGGAAccttagttataaatattatcgaTGTAAATGATTTTAGTCCTCGTTTCCAAAGTCCATGGTCTATAGAAGAGCCTACTATTTACATTGATGTTAATGAAGAAGAATCTAATGGTACAGAAGTTTATACTTTTACTGCAGATGATCctgattcaaaaattgattattttatcattcgtccgaaaaatcatttttttcaagttgaAAAAGGGAGTGGAATACTTAAAATCCGAAATAGAATCAATTATGAAGAAttggatacaaaaaatatcGTATTTGATCTGTATGTCTATGATTCGGGTATACCTCAAAAAAGTGCAACAGCAAATATTGTTGTTaacatcattaatataaatgatgaaGAGCCAAAATTTAATACCTCGATGTATAGTGCAAACATTTTGGAAAATTCTCCACCTGGAACTCCATTGATTCAAGTTCACGCTGAAGATTTAGATGAAGGCGAATATGGTAAAGTAAGCTATAGTCTTTATGGACGCCATAAAGATGTTTTTTCAATCGATCCCCAAAGGGGAAATATAAGTGTCAAAGATTCAAGTATTTTAGATAGAGAGACTTTGAAGTTTTTCCCAATTCAAGTTGTCGTTGAAGATTCTGCTCCCGTTGAGTTTCGTAAGTCATCATCGATTCCCATCAATGTTACAATTCTGGATGTTAATGACCATGctccaatttttatttctaagaagTATGAAGCAACTATAGTAGATAATATTCAGTATCATCCTTTTCCTTCTGCAATCATAAAAGTTAATGGCATTGATAAGGACGAAGGTAAACatagtgaacttttttttgaaatatcttccGGTAATGAAGATAAACTCTTTTATATTGACAATACAACTGGTGTTCTTTATCCAAATGCTTCTTTTTCGGGATATAATGgtcaaagttttgttttagaAGTTCAGGTTCTAGATGAGGGAGGAAAGGAAAGAATTTGGGAATCACCTGACAAGgcaataattgaaattgatgttGATAATGTTAACTCTCATAAACCTGAGTGGTTTCCGGATCCACCTCTTAATGAAAAGATAGAAGTCGCCGAGGAATCTGGAGAAACAAATTATGTTATAATGAAAGTTAATGCTAGGGATATGGACATAGGGGATAATCAGCGAATCAGCTATTTTTTGAAGGTAAACAATAAAAACGTTGAAGAAACTTCGGAATTCAGTATGAATCCCAATACGGGAGAGCTAAAGGCTAAAGTTGTTTTCGATCGAGAAAAGACCGCTAATTATGAACTTGTTCTTGTTGCAAAGGACCATGGCACGCCTGTCAGCTTTGAAGCTCTGAGATTTGTTACAGTAGATATCACGGATATTAATGACAATAAACCCACATTTCCATCTCAAGAACCAATAAAATTCAACGTTCCAGAAAATGAAGAACCAGGATACTTCGTTGGACAGATTGCAGCATCGGATCCTGATGAAGGTgtaaatggatatatatattatcacgTTATTGATGGTAATCTTGGAAGGGAGTTCAATGTCGAAAAATCTACTGGAAAAGTATATACCAAAATGAAGTTGGATCGAGAATCTATTTCACAGTATACTATTAAGATAATGGTAACAAACGAACCTCAATTAAGCTGTGATATTGATGACTGTGATTTTAAAATGGATGGGAGTGAATGGATTTATGAATCAAATGGGAAAACAAACAAAGTTGAACTTAAAATATTTGTGGAAGACAAGGATGATAATGATCCAAGTTTTGAAAGTGAAGAGTATAATGCCGGCGTTAAACACAATGCAAAAGTTGGAGATTCTGTCATTGATGTTTTAGCTTATGATTTGGATGAAGATAATAGAAAATTCAGTTACACAATACGTACGTCGGACCTCTTTCCTAGTGGATCGAAAGAATCAGCTGGATCTTTAGTCCCATTCCCGTTTGATATTAATCAAAATGGGAGGATTTCTCTTTCATCATTGATGGCTGAATTTAATCAGGATAAATTTGAACTAGATGTTGAGGCTAAAGAACTCTCTACTGGTAGAAAAGCTAAGACCAAAGTCAATATATGGATAATTGAATCACATCAGTTGAttaaattagttgtaaataaagaACCGTTGAAGGCAAATCAATTTAAAGAGGACATCATTAAAGAGTTATCTAATATTACAGAAAATACCGTTTTAGTCTCTGACATTCGCTATCATGTGACAGAAGATAATCGATTAACTAGAGACATGACGGATATGTATCTAagtgttgtaaacaaaaatgaaaatatgatagTTCATCCAGACGAAATAATCAAAATAGCGGACGAAAACTATGATTATCTTAATAGCTATTATGAAGAAGCTGGAATAGTTAGCATTCTTCCTGCATCTCAAACATCTCATCAAATGGAAGAGCCTTTTGATAAGAATTTGGCAGCTCTGATCGCTCTTATACTTGTTACTTTTATAggtatagttattttttctatattatgttGTTGTTCAAAATCATGGGTAGCGTCGTCTTATTCAAATAAGCCTATGCGTCTTCAAGAATCCCCCCAATTAGGATATTCAAGTCATAAATTAAGCCATGCAGGTTCTGTTATTGATAATACAGATGCAGGATGCGGAAATGGAACTGACAATCCACTCTggattgatcaaaaatataaagcttATGAAGAGCAGGAGTTAACTATGACAGTTTTCACAGACCAAGAAAATAGTGTTATTAGTGGTAATAATGGCCAAAATCAGAACAACGGAAATAATCATTCTGGACATGACTCAAACCTCATGGAAACTCAAAGTAACGCATATGCTACAATAAACAAATTTCCTAATACTCTTTCCTCTCGAAGAACAAATCTGTTTAATAGTGCTTTAGATTTGAATTCGGAAAGAGACTATGCAACGTTAGAAAAGAATATATCACGTTCTCCTCCTGGGCCTGTT